GTATCCGGTTTGGGATAAACAGAACACTAAAGCTGAAGTTATTAAACAATTTTTTGCCAAACAATACGACGAATTAAAAAAATATGGTCCGCGTTCGATTGATCTATTCGGATTAACCCTGTGGCACTTAGAAGATGGAAGTGATATGAATATTGGCCAATCGTTAGCCAATGCTATGCCTTATTTTGATTATATTTGTCCAATGGTTTATCCATCGCATTATCCCAGCGGTTTTGAAAATTTTTCTAATCCGGCCGATCATCCTTATGACGTGGTTTATCGCAGTTTAAATAAATCTAGAATTACTTTTGAAACAATGCGCGCTGACCCCAAGGCCAATCATCCATATGTGCGCCCTTGGTTACAGGCCTTTGACTTGGGGGCGACTTATAATTTGGCTATGATTAAGGAGCAGATTAGGGCGACTGATGAAGGCGGTGGCCTAGGGTGGATCCTATGGAATGCGCGTAATGATTATTCTTCTTTTAATGGTTATAGTTTAAAATAAATATGCCCAATAACAAAACTTCACCAGTGTTCTTCTATACTTACGTGCTCTATAGTCCCAAAGACGACCATAACTATATAGGTTATACCAACAATTTAAAAAAACGACTTCAAGAACACTGGAAAGGAGAAAGTTTTGCTACCAAGGGCAGATTGCCATTAAAATTAATCTACTTTGAGGCATCACTTCACCAAGAAGATGCCAAACAAAGAGAAAAATATCTAAAAACCACGGATGGTCGAAGGTTTTTAGCTAAACGATTAAAACACTATCGTACCAATAATGTTTGGCATCTTTAGTGAAGTTGTTGTTACTGGGTATGTCTAAATTTCGCACAGAAAGAGTCGGTTCTTTAATTCAACAAGAGTTGGGTCAGTCTTTTTGCAAAGAATTAGAATTTCCAGTTGGGTCGCTGGTTACGATTAGCGCCGTGGAAATTAATAATAAAATAGATGAAGCTAATGTTTGGATTAGCGTTTTTCCTTTTAAAAAATCTGGTCAAGTTTTAAGTTTATTAAAAAAGCGTGCGCCATATTTTCAAAAAATGTTAAACAAAAAATTAACAATGCATTTTGTTCCGCAGATTAAATTTTGTTTAGACACAACCGAAGATAGGGCGGCGGATGTTGAAGAATTAATTAATAAAATATCGAGACATACCAAGTAATTGCGTTTATTGGAATAAGTCATGAATCTAGATACCATAATTAAGGCTATCCCGTAAAAGCCGACCGAGGTCGGCTCACGGGATGCTCAAAATTATGGAAAAAATTTACGAACTTTCGTTCTTAATTTTTTAATAATTTTGGCATGAAGATTCTAGCCGTTGAAACGTCATGTGACGAAACCGCCGCATCTATCGTTGAGCTGCGCGGGCAAAAAGAAAAAACGAGATTAAAAATTTTGATTAATCTCGTTTCTTCGCAAATAAAAATTCATCAACAATTTGGCGGAGTGGTACCGGAGGTGGCAGCGCGCGCCCACATTGAACAGATGCCGCTTGTTTTGTCTCAGGCCATATCTCGGGCCAAATTAAGATTTTCTAATATTGATTTAATCA
This window of the Patescibacteria group bacterium genome carries:
- the rbfA gene encoding 30S ribosome-binding factor RbfA — translated: MSKFRTERVGSLIQQELGQSFCKELEFPVGSLVTISAVEINNKIDEANVWISVFPFKKSGQVLSLLKKRAPYFQKMLNKKLTMHFVPQIKFCLDTTEDRAADVEELINKISRHTK
- a CDS encoding GIY-YIG nuclease family protein gives rise to the protein MPNNKTSPVFFYTYVLYSPKDDHNYIGYTNNLKKRLQEHWKGESFATKGRLPLKLIYFEASLHQEDAKQREKYLKTTDGRRFLAKRLKHYRTNNVWHL